A window of the Armatimonadota bacterium genome harbors these coding sequences:
- the pabB gene encoding aminodeoxychorismate synthase component I yields MDDLCARLSKAGAVLLAGNDTWREGCAATLLEAPRAIIETWEPGEVSSALARVDEALRDGLTVAGFVAFEAGRAFGLSHHDPWSRTPLVWMACYEPDHVQTLEPDQLATPADFPVPDVTVALNISRQDYCAAIAAIKEYIAAGDTYQVNYTCHARFEMPGDPALYFLAMLGSHPVPYAAWLNLGDAQVLSLSPELLLRKRGRLIATKPMKGTRPRGRTHREDADLARDLVTSVKDRAENLMIVDMMRNDLGRFCELGSVRTPVLFEAEKYGTVWQMTSTVVGTVPQGSGVADVFAATFPGASVTGAPKKRTLEIIRELEPEPRGVYCGAIGLFMPGGDFTCNLPIRTLVHRQGQYDLGIGAGIVWDSDEQAEYDETLLKSTFAFRVQPAMELFETLLLNAEREYAHLQAHVARLLASADYWDFAADEQAIRDRLAQVAREAHEAPLVVRISLNRAGKMTVSTRPAPQPPAGPVAVRLSSERVDSGDRLLYHKTNRRDLYDRERQAAIDEGLFEVIFANERDCLTEGAITSLFLRIGGHWVTPPITEGLLPGVWRQAFIDRTGSRQEPLPIEALSRAEEVLIGNSVRGAIQVGRVLSGDQTLFSHT; encoded by the coding sequence ATGGATGATCTCTGTGCCCGTCTTTCCAAGGCGGGCGCTGTCCTTTTGGCGGGCAATGACACCTGGCGCGAGGGCTGCGCGGCCACGCTCCTCGAAGCACCGCGAGCCATCATTGAAACCTGGGAGCCCGGTGAAGTCTCCAGCGCTCTCGCTCGGGTGGACGAAGCACTGCGAGATGGCCTCACCGTGGCTGGGTTCGTCGCCTTTGAGGCCGGTCGGGCATTCGGCCTGTCCCACCACGACCCGTGGTCACGCACGCCGCTGGTATGGATGGCTTGCTACGAGCCGGACCATGTACAGACGCTTGAGCCGGACCAGTTAGCCACTCCTGCCGACTTCCCCGTGCCCGATGTGACCGTGGCCCTGAACATCAGCCGGCAGGACTACTGCGCCGCCATCGCCGCCATCAAGGAGTACATCGCCGCCGGCGACACGTACCAGGTGAACTACACCTGCCACGCGCGGTTCGAGATGCCCGGCGACCCGGCCCTGTATTTCCTGGCCATGCTGGGCTCTCACCCCGTCCCCTACGCTGCGTGGCTGAATCTCGGCGATGCCCAGGTGCTGAGCCTGTCGCCCGAGCTGCTCCTGCGCAAGCGCGGGCGACTCATCGCTACCAAGCCAATGAAAGGCACACGCCCTCGTGGCCGCACTCACCGGGAGGACGCAGACCTCGCGCGGGACCTGGTGACTTCCGTGAAAGACCGCGCCGAGAACCTGATGATCGTCGACATGATGCGCAATGATCTTGGGCGCTTCTGCGAACTGGGTTCCGTGCGCACCCCCGTGCTGTTCGAGGCCGAGAAATACGGAACCGTGTGGCAGATGACCTCGACGGTCGTGGGCACGGTCCCCCAGGGATCCGGAGTCGCCGATGTATTCGCGGCCACCTTTCCAGGCGCATCCGTCACCGGTGCGCCGAAAAAGCGCACGCTGGAGATCATCCGCGAGCTGGAGCCGGAACCGCGAGGCGTCTACTGCGGGGCAATCGGCCTGTTCATGCCCGGCGGAGACTTCACCTGCAACCTGCCCATCCGCACCCTGGTCCACCGCCAGGGGCAGTATGACCTGGGTATCGGCGCTGGAATAGTGTGGGACTCTGACGAGCAGGCGGAGTACGATGAGACGCTCCTCAAGTCCACTTTCGCTTTCCGGGTCCAGCCCGCGATGGAACTCTTCGAGACACTGCTGCTCAATGCCGAACGGGAGTACGCGCACCTGCAGGCCCACGTCGCCCGACTCCTCGCAAGCGCTGACTATTGGGACTTCGCGGCGGATGAGCAGGCCATCCGAGACCGCCTCGCGCAGGTCGCGAGGGAAGCGCACGAAGCGCCTCTCGTGGTTCGCATCTCCCTGAACCGCGCCGGCAAAATGACCGTCTCCACTCGCCCGGCGCCCCAGCCGCCTGCCGGTCCTGTAGCCGTGCGCCTGTCTTCTGAGCGCGTGGACTCGGGCGACCGCCTGCTGTACCACAAGACCAACCGCCGCGATCTGTATGACCGCGAGCGCCAGGCTGCCATCGACGAGGGGCTCTTCGAGGTCATCTTCGCCAATGAGCGCGACTGCCTCACCGAAGGCGCCATCACCAGTCTCTTCCTGCGCATCGGCGGTCATTGGGTAACGCCGCCCATCACCGAGGGCCTGCTGCCCGGCGTCTGGCGACAGGCGTTCATCGACCGCACCGGCTCCCGCCAGGAACCGCTTCCGATTGAGGCCCTGTCCCGTGCGGAGGAGGTACTCATCGGCAACTCCGTCCGCGGTGCCATCCAGGTGGGGCGCGTCCTTTCGGGCGATCAGACACTCTTTTCTCACACCTGA
- a CDS encoding sugar phosphate isomerase/epimerase — translation MKTGLMVASPLTEFQGRSLDLPSHLALLKSWGVQTLDIFPSFLGGRSAAEVRKYLDDAGMPCACYYIGVDLNATDAATIAAVDDLFRQGIDDACTLGAPIVFTHGTQHSHSGDDMRRRYADRLSEKLPAIKAAGLTLVVENAGTLMHTPGQCRWLMEELGPEGLRFCSDTGNFFLWGEDEVESVRELLPWTIHCHVKDYTHQIWHEPGVRPDATNVTVGTGTVRNADCIALLADRCAVAALEPHTIAATEPGTAALAGWIANL, via the coding sequence ATGAAGACCGGTCTCATGGTCGCCTCGCCACTCACGGAGTTCCAGGGCAGGTCACTGGACCTGCCCTCTCATCTTGCGCTCCTGAAGTCCTGGGGTGTCCAGACGCTGGATATCTTCCCATCTTTCCTCGGTGGGCGGTCCGCAGCAGAGGTGCGCAAGTACCTGGACGATGCCGGTATGCCCTGCGCGTGTTACTATATCGGCGTCGATCTGAACGCGACCGATGCGGCCACGATCGCCGCAGTGGACGACCTCTTCCGCCAGGGAATCGACGATGCCTGCACCCTGGGTGCGCCCATCGTTTTCACCCATGGGACCCAGCATTCCCATTCCGGCGACGATATGCGCCGGCGCTATGCCGACCGCCTGTCCGAGAAGCTCCCGGCGATCAAGGCCGCCGGCTTGACACTGGTGGTGGAGAACGCGGGCACCCTCATGCACACCCCGGGCCAGTGCCGGTGGTTGATGGAGGAACTCGGACCCGAGGGCCTGCGATTCTGCTCGGACACCGGCAATTTCTTCCTCTGGGGTGAAGATGAAGTCGAGAGCGTTCGTGAGCTGCTGCCCTGGACGATCCACTGCCACGTGAAGGACTACACCCACCAGATCTGGCATGAGCCCGGAGTCCGGCCCGATGCCACCAATGTCACCGTGGGCACGGGCACTGTGAGGAATGCGGATTGCATCGCGCTTCTGGCAGACCGCTGCGCCGTTGCGGCTCTCGAGCCCCACACCATCGCGGCCACCGAACCCGGAACAGCGGCCCTTGCCGGTTGGATCGCGAACCTGTAA
- a CDS encoding Gfo/Idh/MocA family oxidoreductase: MVPPQPVGFTPTRRLARRSSTLRRETGALAKKKQINCAMIGYGGAFNMGRAHANMINAVEGMQTVAVCDVDKTRTAQAAEDFPGIRTYNDVKDLLKDDDVDLCVVILPHNIHAEVAIQCSKAGKHVIVEKPMCITIKQATQMIEAAQKSGTMLTVYHNRRRDGDFKAILHTVESGVIGEVFHVEMWMGGYNPPRDWWRADKEISGGAFYDWGAHFLDWLLQVMPGKIDTVTGFYHKRVWHTMTNEDHVEACIRFDNGAVANVQQSSIAAVGKPRWRILGTEGALVHAGDHLDLHVFKNGIPVHGTIPFEDTDYQTWYNNIGDHLLRGADLMVKPEQARRVIGIIECAEKSSQSGKAMKVPYED; this comes from the coding sequence ATGGTCCCCCCGCAGCCTGTCGGCTTCACACCGACTCGCCGGCTTGCCCGGCGTTCATCGACCCTTCGGAGGGAGACGGGAGCTTTGGCCAAGAAGAAACAGATCAACTGCGCGATGATCGGCTATGGCGGCGCCTTCAATATGGGGCGCGCCCATGCGAACATGATCAATGCCGTCGAGGGGATGCAGACCGTCGCCGTCTGCGACGTGGATAAGACCCGCACCGCACAGGCCGCCGAGGACTTCCCCGGCATCCGCACTTACAATGATGTCAAGGATCTCCTCAAGGACGATGACGTGGACCTGTGTGTGGTGATCCTTCCGCACAACATCCACGCCGAAGTCGCCATCCAGTGCTCCAAGGCCGGTAAGCACGTGATCGTCGAGAAGCCCATGTGCATCACGATCAAGCAGGCGACTCAGATGATCGAAGCTGCACAGAAGTCCGGCACCATGCTCACCGTCTACCACAACAGGCGGCGCGACGGGGATTTCAAGGCCATATTGCACACGGTCGAAAGCGGGGTCATCGGCGAGGTTTTCCACGTGGAAATGTGGATGGGTGGCTACAATCCTCCACGAGACTGGTGGCGCGCGGACAAGGAGATCAGCGGCGGCGCGTTCTACGACTGGGGCGCCCACTTCCTCGACTGGCTCCTTCAAGTCATGCCCGGGAAGATCGATACGGTCACAGGCTTCTATCACAAGCGCGTCTGGCACACCATGACCAACGAAGATCACGTGGAAGCCTGCATCCGCTTCGACAATGGCGCAGTCGCAAATGTCCAGCAGTCAAGCATCGCTGCGGTGGGCAAGCCCCGCTGGCGTATACTCGGCACCGAAGGAGCCCTGGTCCACGCTGGTGACCACCTGGATCTGCATGTCTTCAAGAACGGAATCCCGGTGCATGGCACGATCCCCTTCGAGGACACCGACTACCAGACGTGGTACAACAACATCGGCGACCATCTTCTGCGCGGCGCCGACCTTATGGTCAAGCCCGAGCAGGCCCGGCGCGTCATCGGGATCATCGAGTGCGCCGAAAAGTCGTCGCAGTCCGGCAAGGCCATGAAGGTCCCGTATGAGGACTGA
- a CDS encoding DUF1559 domain-containing protein, translating to MKRGFTLIELLVVIAIIAILAAILFPVFAQAREKARQASCLSNMKQLGLGMMMYAQDYDETLPMSYYYVNGANSSNGYVQWSGLIAPYVKNWGIFICPQHKVKGWAPTCFSTPPVEPPPGQTPLNASNDIQAPRLSYVANELVIPRKKYATVPQQCVNLSMCDYPAETIMLAEYTDYIQCLLDTSPTGGDAIKSHRPTNGVSMGGAVFDGEAYAGAPVIALTAAEARAAISAAEASSAMGKHHICYINPAAHNGGTNYNFADGHAKWLKLEATLDPNSFLWGKRAYSCPGMPAVLRSTGGPVG from the coding sequence ATGAAGCGCGGTTTCACGCTCATCGAGCTGCTGGTTGTGATCGCAATCATCGCGATCCTGGCAGCAATTCTCTTCCCGGTCTTCGCACAGGCCCGGGAGAAGGCCCGGCAAGCCAGTTGTCTGAGCAATATGAAACAGCTGGGCCTCGGAATGATGATGTACGCGCAGGACTACGACGAGACACTCCCGATGTCCTACTACTACGTCAACGGCGCGAACAGCAGCAATGGTTACGTCCAGTGGAGCGGCCTGATTGCTCCGTACGTGAAGAATTGGGGCATCTTCATCTGCCCGCAGCACAAGGTCAAGGGCTGGGCGCCGACCTGTTTCTCGACACCGCCGGTTGAGCCTCCCCCCGGCCAGACACCGCTCAATGCCAGCAACGACATCCAGGCTCCACGCCTGAGCTACGTGGCGAACGAACTGGTCATCCCGCGGAAGAAATATGCCACGGTACCTCAGCAGTGCGTGAATCTGTCGATGTGTGATTACCCTGCGGAGACAATCATGCTGGCCGAGTACACTGATTATATCCAGTGCCTGCTGGACACATCTCCGACCGGCGGCGACGCGATCAAGTCGCACCGCCCGACCAACGGCGTCAGCATGGGTGGAGCGGTGTTCGATGGCGAGGCGTATGCAGGCGCACCGGTCATCGCTCTTACCGCGGCCGAAGCCCGTGCGGCCATCTCCGCGGCGGAGGCCAGCAGCGCGATGGGTAAGCATCACATCTGCTACATCAACCCGGCAGCGCACAATGGTGGGACTAACTACAACTTCGCCGATGGCCACGCCAAGTGGCTCAAGCTCGAGGCCACCCTGGACCCGAACAGCTTCCTGTGGGGCAAGCGCGCGTACTCGTGCCCCGGCATGCCGGCCGTTCTTCGTTCGACCGGGGGTCCGGTGGGGTAG
- a CDS encoding TIM barrel protein → MAAIKLSACIEMIYNQVPEFPERIVKVADCGLPAFEFWGWKNKDLDAICAKAKETGMTLAGFSCESVGALVDPTNTRTWIEGAKESILKAKEVGVPTLIVTTGNAIPDVSMWAQHDSIVSGLRGIAPFAEEQGITLVLEPLNIAVDHKGYFLSSSAEGFDILRAVNSPNVKLLYDIYHQQITEGNLIATITANIDLIGHFHVADVPGRHEPGSGEINYTNVFRAISETSYDRYVGLEFKPTGCHREALEAVKKFAGVA, encoded by the coding sequence ATGGCCGCTATCAAGCTGTCCGCTTGCATTGAGATGATCTACAATCAAGTCCCGGAGTTCCCGGAGCGCATCGTGAAGGTGGCCGACTGCGGCCTACCGGCCTTCGAGTTCTGGGGCTGGAAGAATAAGGACCTCGACGCAATCTGCGCAAAGGCGAAAGAAACCGGCATGACCCTCGCCGGGTTCTCCTGTGAGAGCGTGGGCGCACTCGTAGATCCGACCAACACCCGCACCTGGATTGAGGGTGCCAAGGAGTCCATCCTGAAGGCGAAGGAAGTCGGCGTGCCGACCCTCATCGTCACCACCGGGAACGCGATCCCCGACGTTTCCATGTGGGCCCAGCATGACAGCATCGTCTCCGGCCTACGAGGCATCGCACCCTTCGCCGAAGAGCAGGGCATCACCCTCGTTCTCGAGCCCCTGAACATCGCCGTGGACCACAAGGGGTACTTCCTTTCCAGTTCCGCCGAGGGTTTCGATATTCTGCGCGCGGTGAACAGCCCCAATGTCAAGCTGCTGTATGACATCTATCACCAGCAGATTACCGAGGGCAACCTCATCGCCACCATCACCGCGAACATCGATCTGATCGGCCACTTCCACGTTGCCGACGTCCCCGGCCGGCATGAGCCCGGCTCCGGGGAAATCAACTACACCAACGTCTTCAGGGCCATCAGCGAGACCAGCTACGATCGCTATGTGGGCCTGGAGTTCAAGCCCACCGGCTGCCATCGCGAAGCCCTCGAAGCCGTTAAGAAGTTTGCGGGAGTGGCCTGA
- a CDS encoding rod shape-determining protein: MRLPWGEEIAIDLGSANTHICVKDAGVVVREASYIAFDAGGRHPVAVGLEARRMIERDVAGVQVIRPIRGGVIADFDAAVTMLRLFVHQALGKRPIISPMMITSHPDEASQVERRALIDALRSAGGGRVLSVQRALACAIGAGIPVGGDSSRMVIDLGAGVTDIGIIAMGMATTGVTIRYGGDDLNEIIRRAVKRSQGFSINAATAEQIKLHVGTLLEESNGNSMRVEASIDNGGTPLSTDIDLSEVPALLAHGLNRIIADIIWLLDELTPTQQNEIAANGAVLTGGGALLVGIDAYFAQKLGIPVRVATDPLSSTILGLESVLNDPQAVSLQGRRFKATSP; the protein is encoded by the coding sequence ATGCGATTGCCGTGGGGCGAGGAAATCGCCATTGATCTAGGCTCGGCCAACACCCACATCTGCGTCAAGGACGCGGGGGTGGTTGTGCGCGAAGCCTCCTACATTGCCTTCGATGCCGGCGGGCGGCACCCTGTCGCCGTTGGCCTGGAAGCCCGGCGCATGATCGAGCGAGACGTCGCCGGCGTCCAGGTCATCCGTCCAATACGCGGCGGAGTCATTGCCGACTTCGATGCCGCCGTGACTATGCTGCGCCTGTTCGTGCACCAGGCCCTGGGAAAGCGCCCGATCATCAGCCCGATGATGATCACTTCCCACCCCGACGAGGCCAGTCAGGTCGAGCGCCGTGCACTCATCGACGCCTTGCGATCCGCGGGCGGCGGCAGAGTGCTCAGCGTACAGCGTGCCCTGGCCTGCGCAATCGGCGCAGGCATCCCCGTGGGCGGCGATTCGAGCCGCATGGTCATCGACCTCGGCGCGGGGGTCACCGATATCGGCATCATCGCCATGGGCATGGCCACCACCGGCGTCACCATCCGCTACGGCGGCGACGACCTCAATGAGATCATTCGCCGCGCCGTCAAACGCTCCCAGGGATTCAGCATCAACGCCGCAACCGCAGAGCAGATCAAGCTCCACGTGGGGACGCTGCTCGAAGAGTCCAATGGCAACTCGATGCGGGTTGAGGCATCGATCGACAATGGCGGGACGCCCCTGAGCACCGATATCGACCTGTCCGAGGTCCCTGCGCTCCTCGCACACGGCCTGAACCGCATCATCGCCGACATCATCTGGCTGCTGGACGAACTCACCCCCACGCAGCAGAACGAGATCGCAGCGAACGGGGCGGTCCTTACCGGAGGCGGGGCGCTGCTCGTGGGTATCGACGCCTATTTTGCCCAGAAGCTGGGCATACCGGTGCGCGTTGCCACCGACCCGCTCTCCTCAACCATCCTCGGCCTGGAGTCCGTCCTCAATGACCCTCAGGCAGTATCCCTGCAGGGGCGGCGTTTCAAGGCAACCAGCCCGTAA
- the hrcA gene encoding heat-inducible transcription repressor HrcA, whose translation MSPDRTCPLNERRALVLGAIVQEHVETAAPVGSRVVREHYGVEASTATIRNDMCALEREGYIHQPHTSAGRVPRDKGYRVYVDSLMPPASVRPEEETWVRSECRACAGDAQLLYRTAARMLSQLTCAPALLMAPPDRQAHLLEIRLSPVSASVVRLVYETDQGGRNECILQSAEPLSADQVANISRILSERFTSRDVTAITLSSPATLVDDSGASAVPAELLDQIKNAIEGEQPQQVFVDGAAYALDYPEYQALEKLKPLVRALDDDGTVRRLLRPASRTAEVSVTIGHEHHLASLQSCSLVARHYSAAEVGIGALGIMGPTRLDYLRAVAAVRCIAQHLSRALAGR comes from the coding sequence GTGAGCCCTGACAGAACATGCCCTTTGAACGAGCGGCGAGCCCTGGTGCTGGGCGCGATCGTCCAGGAGCATGTGGAGACCGCTGCGCCCGTGGGTTCCCGCGTGGTCCGCGAGCACTACGGTGTTGAGGCAAGCACCGCGACGATCCGCAATGACATGTGCGCCCTGGAGCGCGAGGGGTATATTCACCAGCCCCACACCTCCGCCGGGCGGGTTCCACGTGACAAGGGCTACCGGGTCTACGTGGACAGTCTCATGCCCCCTGCCAGCGTCAGGCCCGAAGAGGAGACGTGGGTGCGCAGCGAATGCCGCGCTTGCGCCGGCGATGCGCAACTCCTTTACCGCACTGCCGCCCGAATGCTCTCCCAGCTTACCTGCGCCCCCGCGCTGCTCATGGCGCCGCCGGACAGACAGGCGCATCTACTGGAGATCCGCCTGTCTCCCGTAAGCGCCTCTGTCGTGCGCCTTGTCTACGAGACCGATCAGGGAGGGCGCAATGAGTGCATTCTTCAGTCGGCCGAACCTCTGAGCGCCGACCAGGTAGCGAACATCAGCCGAATTCTCAGCGAGCGGTTCACCTCGCGGGACGTCACGGCGATCACCCTGAGCTCACCCGCCACGCTCGTGGATGATTCAGGCGCCAGCGCCGTGCCGGCCGAACTGCTGGACCAGATCAAGAACGCTATCGAGGGCGAACAGCCGCAGCAGGTGTTTGTGGACGGCGCCGCCTACGCTCTCGACTACCCTGAATACCAGGCGCTAGAGAAATTGAAGCCCTTGGTCCGGGCGCTGGATGACGACGGCACTGTGCGCCGCCTGCTCCGGCCAGCGTCGCGCACCGCCGAAGTGTCGGTCACCATCGGCCACGAGCACCATCTCGCCTCGCTCCAGAGCTGTTCGCTCGTGGCTCGGCACTATTCCGCGGCCGAGGTGGGTATCGGCGCCCTGGGCATCATGGGACCAACGCGCCTGGATTATCTGCGTGCGGTGGCCGCTGTGCGCTGCATAGCTCAGCACTTGTCCCGAGCCCTGGCCGGCCGCTGA
- a CDS encoding PIG-L family deacetylase has protein sequence MNYRRILVFGAHPDDEMTMAATMRKLSDLGVEVHVCISTDGCEGYPHPEWKDTIVRMRIKEQAEADRVMGVSRRHHIGAPDMGLENNKETFLKFIQVIREVRPDAAFTHGPYDRHRDHLRTGEISLEALWQAGQPVSASLGEPWATPHVYYYKGVFGTPPHIRLDCRGYGHIGLLARATQESQMVLFGRTREEMEAEAERIRQENPPHTEGFWLTDRMTLVDFPPIAR, from the coding sequence GTGAACTACCGTCGCATACTGGTTTTCGGTGCACACCCCGATGACGAAATGACCATGGCGGCCACCATGCGCAAGCTGTCCGATCTGGGCGTCGAGGTCCACGTCTGCATCTCCACCGACGGCTGCGAGGGCTACCCGCATCCGGAATGGAAGGACACCATCGTCCGGATGCGCATCAAGGAACAGGCCGAGGCCGACCGTGTCATGGGGGTCTCCCGGCGACACCACATCGGAGCGCCTGACATGGGCCTGGAGAACAATAAGGAGACTTTCCTCAAGTTTATCCAGGTCATCCGCGAAGTGCGCCCCGACGCCGCTTTCACCCATGGCCCGTATGATCGCCACCGCGACCACCTGCGCACAGGAGAGATTTCCCTGGAGGCCCTTTGGCAGGCGGGACAGCCTGTTTCGGCTTCCCTGGGAGAACCCTGGGCCACTCCACACGTTTACTATTACAAAGGGGTATTCGGAACCCCTCCGCACATTCGCCTGGACTGCCGGGGATACGGCCATATCGGGCTGCTCGCCCGGGCGACCCAGGAGTCGCAGATGGTCTTGTTCGGCAGAACGCGGGAAGAGATGGAGGCCGAGGCAGAGCGCATCCGCCAAGAAAACCCGCCACATACCGAGGGCTTCTGGCTCACGGACCGAATGACGTTGGTCGATTTCCCGCCGATCGCGCGCTGA